In Podospora pseudopauciseta strain CBS 411.78 chromosome 3, whole genome shotgun sequence, one genomic interval encodes:
- the rfc1 gene encoding DNA replication factor C complex subunit Rfc1 (EggNog:ENOG503NWJJ; BUSCO:EOG09261NW2; COG:L) gives MPDIRSFFTPKGGAAAAPSKPAPKKKEEEKKGRGKARKVVEDSDEDEEVVEVKRSTRSTPRKKAAAPIEAKGTEISTSQYFASTKAKPAATTTSSTPKKAAAKPTPELPVRSSPRSKPAAKPVPEPKTKKPVTTYKKHTIHDDDAFVDDEDEDAGDDIFAADVRGNKRKKDDYEEEESEEEPQPKPKRIASRSVKKVKDESEEDDFEPAPKKPVAKKPAASAASKKRKSPVTDSEESEEEVVKKKPAPKKAAPAKPRATKAKKDADAEPDDVKDILANIPTIQAPDAPPKDPNWKFDFKNKGGGGNAGPAPLAGTVDIPEGEEDCLVGKTFVFTGLLKTISREDGQALVKRYGGKVTGAPSSKTDFVVLGDDAGPSKLRKIKEHNIKTIDEEGLFYLIKTMPAGGGGGKGSEAARKKREQEEQKAREEAARMEEEEKIKRAEATRAAKAAAAARGTAAPTPQPTVPLTQLWTSKYAPTALNQICGNKANVERIQGWLKNWPKHKKYDFQKRGADGMGGYRAVIISGPPGIGKTTSAHLAAKLEGYDVIESNASDSRSKKLVENGVMEVVNNTSLLGYFAGDGKTADAAKKKIVLVMDEVDGMSAGDRGGVGALAKLCKKTEVPMILICNDRRLPKMKPFDHVAFDIKFQRPTVDQIRSRVMTICHREGLKMPLPVVNALIEGSGKDIRQIINMLATAKLDQTTMDFDQTKAMAKAWEKHVILKPWDICQKIIGGGMFSSASKATLNDKIELYFNDHEFSYLMVQENYLRAKPNVIGGVGMHPKEQNLKHLELVDMAAESISDGDLVDRMIHGPQQHWSLMPTHAVFSTVKPASYIAGQFGAQPTFTSWLGNNSKYGKLSRYVREIHSHMRLKSSGDHNEIRQQYLPVLWRQLVKKLELEGKEAVEDVIELMDSYYLTREDFDFIKELGVGEQDEEKVNIDTQTKSAFTRIYNQASHPVPFMRATNLPAQAKKMSRDVPDLEEAIEEEDDDEAAIAEPVDDEEEELDLSKDKYVKASKKKAAPKKAAAPKKTAAAKKKAAAAVVMDDDEAEEEDVPVRVKAKPAAKPGGRPKKA, from the exons atgcCTGATATTCGATCGTTTTTTACACCAAAGGGCggtgcggcggcggcgccatCGAAGCCTgcgcccaagaagaaggaggaggagaaaaaggggcGCGGGA AAGCGAGAAAGGTCGTCGAGGacagtgatgaggatgaggaggtggtagA ggtgaagaggagtaCCAGAAGCACACCGAGGAAAAAGGCAGC GGCGCCGATCGAAGCCAAGGGCACCGAAATCTCGACATCACAGTACTTTGCTTCCACCAAGGCTAAACCAGCTGCCACTACCACGTCGAGCACGCCAAAGAAGGCTGCCGCCAAACCCACGCCCGAGCTCCCTGTGCGCTCCAGCCCACGATCCAAACCGGCCGCCAAGCCTGTCCCTGAGCcaaagacgaagaagccggTAACCACCTACAAGAAGCACACCATCCACGATGACGACGCATTtgttgacgacgaggacgaggacgcgGGAGACGACATCTTTGCCGCTGACGTCAGAGGTaacaagagaaagaaggaTGACtacgaagaggaggaaagcgAGGAGGAGCCACAACCCAAGCCCAAACGGATTGCTTCCCGTTCTGTGAAGAAAGTCAAGGATGAGTCTGAGGAGGACGATTTCGAACCTGCGCCAAAGAAACCAGTCGCCAAGAAACCAGCTGCCTCTGCCGCGAGCAAGAAGCGAAAGTCACCAGTCACCGACAGCGAGGAgtcagaggaggaggtggtcaaAAAGAAGCCCGCTCCCAAGAAGGCTGCACCTGCGAAACCTCGCGCCACGAAAGCCAAGAAGGACGCTGATGCTGAGCCGGATGATGTCAAGGACATTCTTGCCAATATTCCGACGATTCAGGCACCTGATGCTCCCCCGAAGGACCCGAATTGGAAGTTTGATTTCAAGAACAAGGGCGGTGGCGGCAATGCTGGTCCGGCTCCGTTGGCTGGTACTGTTGACATTCccgaaggagaggaggactGCCTTGTCGGCAAGACATTTGTCTTCACTGGGCTGCTCAAGACAATATCCCGTGAAGATGGTCAAGCCCTGGTCAAACGATATGGCGGCAAGGTCACCGGCGCCCCAAGCAGCAAGACGGACTTTGTCGTCCTCGGTGACGACGCCGGCCCCAGCAAGCTCAGGAAGATCAAGGAGCACAACATCAAGACTATTGACGAGGAAGGCCTGTTCTATCTCATTAAGACTATGCctgctggtggcggtggtggcaagGGGTCTGAGGCCGCCAGAAAGAAGCgcgagcaggaggagcagaaaGCCAGAGAGGAAGCTGCTCgcatggaggaggaagaaaagatcAAGCGAGCCGAGGCGACGAGGGCtgccaaggctgctgctgccgcccgTGGAACCGCAGCTCCAACTCCCCAGCCAACGGTACCCCTTACCCAACTCTGGACATCAAAGTACGCTCCTACTGCCCTCAACCAGATTTGCGGCAACAAGGCAAACGTAGAGAGGATCCAGGGTTGGCTTAAGAATTGGCCCAAGCACAAAAAGTACGACTTTCAAAAGAGGGGTGCTGATGGCATGGGTGGTTACCGAGCAGTCATCATCTCTGGCCCGCCAGGTATTGGCAAGACTACTTCGGCCCACCTCGCCGCCAAGCTGGAGGGGTACGATGTCATTGAGAGCAATGCTTCCGACAGCCGCAGCAAAAAGCTTGTTGAGAACGGGGTCATGGAGgttgtcaacaacacctcgTTGTTGGGCTACTTTGCTGGCGATGGCAAAACTGCGGAtgcggccaagaagaagatcgTTCTGGTCATGGACGAGGTGGATGGTATGTCTGCTGGTGATCgtggcggtgttggtgcgCTGGCCAAACTTTGCAAGAAGACTGAGGTGCCCATGATCCTCATTTGCAACGACCGCCGTCTGCCAAAGATGAAGCCGTTTGATCACGTTGCTTTCGACATCAAGTTCCAACGTCCGACTGTTGATCAGATTCGCTCTCGTGTCATGACCATCTGCCACAGAGAAGGTCTGAAGATGCCTCTTCCGGTCGTCAACGCCTTGATTGAGGGCAGCGGGAAGGACATCCGGCAGATCATCAACATGCTGGCCACGGCGAAACTTGACCAGACCACGATGGACTTTGATCAGACCAAGGCGATGGCCAAGGCCTGGGAGAAGCACGTCATCTTGAAGCCATGGGACATTTGCCAAAAGATTATTGGCGGTGGCATGTTTAGCTCTGCCAGCAAGGCGACCTTGAACGACAAGATTGAACTGTACTTCAACGACCACGAGTTCAGCTACCTGATGGTGCAGGAGAACTACCTGCGCGCCAAGCCCAATGTTATAGGGGGCGTGGGCATGCATCCAAAGGAGCAGAACCTGAAGCATCTTGAGCTGGTCGACATGGCGGCTGAGAGCATCAGCGATGGCGATCTGGTTGACCGGATGATCCACGGTCCCCAGCAGCACTGGTCTCTGATGCCTACTCATGCCGTCTTTAGCACCGTCAAGCCGGCCTCCTACATTGCCGGCCAGTTCGGCGCTCAGCCCACGTTTACCTCTTGGCtgggcaacaacagcaagtACGGCAAGCTGTCCCGCTACGTCCGTGAGATTCACTCCCACATGCGTCTCAAGTCTTCTGGCGATCATAATGAGATTCGCCAGCAGTACTTGCCTGTGCTGTGGCGCCAGCTCgtgaagaagctggagctggaaggcaaggaggcggtggaggatgtgaTTGAGCTGATGGATAGCTACTACTTGACGAGggaagactttgactttATCAAGGAGCTGGGAGTGGGTGAgcaggacgaggagaaggtgaaTATCGACACGCAGACAAAGTCGGCGTTTACGAGGAT ATACAACCAAGCCTCCCACCCTGTCCCCTTTATGCGGGCGACCAACCTCCCTGCTCAAGCCAAGAAGATGAGCCGTGACGTGCCTgacttggaggaggcgattgaggaggaggatgatgatgaggcggCTATTGCGGAGCcggtggatgatgaagaggaggagttggactTGAGCAAGGACAAGTATGTCAAGgcgtccaagaagaaggctgctccgaagaaggctgctgcgccgaagaagacggcggcggcgaagaagaaggcggcagcggcagtggtgatggatgatgatgaggctgaggaggaggatgtgccGGTCAGGGTCAAGGCTAAGCCGGCTGCGAAGCCTGGGGGACGGCCTAAGAAGGCTTGA
- the mrpl16 gene encoding 39S ribosomal protein L16, mitochondrial (EggNog:ENOG503NX8U; BUSCO:EOG09264T3S; COG:J) translates to MPPRPSPPLSSLLSALTSLRLTTPRPSPLHHATTTIRTFTTTPTLQGSWLEPNLLRKNKMMKGRPRVPTGGSTKGTTVVWGDYGLRMCDHGRRISAKHFKMAEDTIKARLRGQKYRLYKRKCCNVGVFISGNEMRMGKGKGSFDHWAARVAANQVIFEIRGVLHEQVIRDAFRLAGNKLPGQYEIITKNDPPVVGITKLENGLTLEDLKRPRKKLPAPVVEETSTSATEASSSAPPPS, encoded by the exons ATGCCACCAcgaccctccccccccctctcctccctcctcagcgccctcacctccctccgcctcaccaccccccgcccatcccccctccaccatgccaccaccaccatccgcaccttcaccaccaccccaacactCCAAGGCTCCTGGCTAGAAccaaacctcctccgcaaaaACAAAATGATGAAAGGCCGTCCCCGGGTCCCAACCGGCGGCTCAACCAAAGGAACGACCGTCGTCTGGGGCGACTACGGGCTCAGGATGTGCGACCACGGGAGACGCATCAGCGCCAAGCACTTCAAGATGGCCGAGGACACCATCAAGGCACGGCTCAGGGGGCAAAAGTACAGGTTGTACAAACGAAAGTGCTGCAATGTGGGGGTGTTTATTAGTGGGAATGAG ATGCGCATGGGCAAAGGAAAAGGCTCCTTCGACCACTGGGCCGCCCGCGTGGCCGCCAACCAGGTCATCTTCGAGATCCGCGGCGTCCTCCACGAGCAGGTCATCCGAGACGCCTTCAGGCTGGCAGGCAACAAGCTGCCCGGCCAGTACGaaatcatcaccaagaacGACCCCCCCGTAGTCGGCATCACCAAGCTCGAAAACGGTCTCACCCTCGAAGACCTCaagaggccgaggaagaagcttCCTGCCCCTGTTGTCGAAGAGACATCCACATCTGCCACAGAGGCGAGCTCGagtgctcctcctccttcataG
- the rpl15 gene encoding 60S ribosomal protein L15 (BUSCO:EOG09264L0C; EggNog:ENOG503NV1F; COG:J), protein MGALKYLEELSKKKQSDVVRFLLRVRCWELRQLNVIHRASRPSRPDKARRLGYKAKQGYVIYRVRVRRGGRKKPVPKGATYGKPTNQGVNQLKYQRSLKATAEERVGRRCANLRVLNSYWINQDSTYKYFEVILVDPQHKAIRRDPRINWIVNPVHKHRESRGLTATGKKSRGLNKGHRYNKTKAGRRKTWKRHNTLSLWRYR, encoded by the exons ATGGGCGCCCTCAAGTACCTCGAAGAgctctccaagaagaagcagagcgATGTCGTTCGCTTCCTTCTCCGGGTTCGCTGCTGGGAG CTCCGCCAGTTGAACGTCATCCACCGTGCTTCCCGCCCCAGCCGCCCCGACAAGGCCCGCCGCCTCGGCTACAAGGCCAAGCAGGGCTATGTCATCTACCGCGTGCGTGTCCGCCGTGGTGGTCGCAAGAAGCCCGTCCCCAAGGGTGCTACTTATG GCAAGCCCACCAACCAGGGTGTGAACCAGCTCAAGTACCAGCGCTCCCTCAAGGCCACCGCTGAGGAGCGTGTCGGCCGCCGTTGCGCCAACCTCCGCGTCCTCAACTCCTACTGGATCAACCAGGACTCCACCTATAAGTACTTCGaggtcatcctcgtcgaccCCCAACACAAGGCCATCCGCCGCGATCCCCGCATCAACTGGATCGTCAACCCCGTGCACAAGCACCGCGAGTCCCGCGGCCTCACCGCCACCGGCAAGAAGTCCCGCGGTCTCAACAAGGGCCACCGCtacaacaagaccaaggctGGCCGCAGAAAGACCTGGAAGCGCcacaacaccctctccctctggcGCTACAGGTAA
- a CDS encoding hypothetical protein (COG:S; EggNog:ENOG503NZ40), which produces MSSGGGKTGPPPKQGQGPFSGVAPSSQAILLDKLGRRSTPDSEALASSDDEPEAFRQDNIPPTVQPPKPIRRASWLNDTTQQQPLRQRKESFASSSMSPTTSHPSTPAADPGASVWGASAGVLGRNHSGSGTFTWGNTGIWNTDRKEPPSRLTEVLPSPTSAAPPGGTASSFFGNDFTQTSPGPRETPNSQLPFPIPLHPTPKTYRSQSYSVGQLEPSESAMTAGVPSTIGSRVRPMGHSGLQHRPSRPSMLSEMANDSSLGKVNEDDDDDSTGSLQGSQHQEQAKTIEMLTRENIMLRQQQQFQNQARLRPRASTSSWGLGNGYFTQEPVPEESDYAIDEHDEANDGSEMAARRSLARRMSEYGPGTLRTPYLIENRKLENVKKGIWQSSLGFGGLGEPPQSRRHSFADVPTRQASISSISEAALEQASQDLSHSQEFPSAYNDNANFNTGNQVPSYFLSGNAASPAQQGLGQAGPYHNQYASPYGGMPGAYANRPISPHRGMYGVTQPRHTQSLYIVLFKCSRADVFYIQEGTGLSVKPGDLVIVEADRGTDLGTVAKDNVDWQTAKEYKEHYAEEQYRWLMMYSQNATSQDGAGAGLMAASNGLQGSAVGGMGPPSQNHMQEPNSGELKPKLIRRLAQPYEIQGLREKEGQEAKAKRVCQQKVKEHGLNMEILDAEFQGLEEAHILLLCRLIHQLQLSRHRPFQNLQNSHLDVGHQSGIFREPVPWSSGSERYWSWSGREPGPGDCRKTSGQPTRRPERLLGARSSRSSCTPGIYHAVRRTCSGSQPELPRNKLSIQPLFRLCEPGCSCWSHAVRARLGSGCGCLCERFSSRKRLCWSRTISTTPIHHTRSPGSSSAGSGTPGRLGWLFPGTLSQLSLGRFRRLCFTTATPLYLYLLALRFDFPAR; this is translated from the exons ATGAGCTCCGGTGGAGGAAAGACGGGCCCTCCGCCCAAGCAGGGCCAGGGGCCCTTCTCAGGCGTTGCCCCCAGCAGCCAGGCGATACTGCTTGATAAACTGGGTCGGAGGTCGACGCCCGACTCCGAGGCTCTCGCCAGCTCTGATGATGAGCCCGAGGCCTTCCGCCAGGACAACATCCCGCCCACTGTTCAACCCCCGAAACCGATACGTCGAGCTTCTTGGTTGAACGATACTACGCAGCAGCAACCGTTGCGCCAGAGAAAAGAGTCTTTTGCCAGTAGCTCAATGTCTCCGACAACCTCTCACCCGAGCACACCTGCCGCTGACCCAGGTGCTTCTGTCTGGGGAGCCTCTGCCGGAGTGCTTGGGAGAAACCATTCGGGGAGTGGCACGTTTACTTGGGGAAACACTGGTATCTGGAATACCGATCGAAAGGAACCTCCTTCGCGCTTGACTGAGGTGCTTCCCTCTCCGACTTCAGCAGCGCCCCCCGGAGGTACAGCAAGCTCCTTCTTTGGCAATGATTTCACACAAACCTCGCCCGGCCCTCGAGAGACACCCAACTCTCAGCTCCCGTTCCCGATTCCTCTGCACCCTACCCCGAAGACGTACCGATCCCAGTCGTATTCCGTAGGCCAGCTTGAGCCTTCTGAATCGGCCATGACCGCTGGTGTTCCTTCCACTATTGGTTCTCGAGTCCGGCCGATGGGCCATTCTGGCCTTCAGCACCGTCCTTCTCGGCCTAGCATGTTGAGCGAGATGGCAAACGATTCGTCGCTCGGAAAGGTgaacgaggatgatgatgacgacagTACTGGTTCCTTGCAGGGAAGCCAGCATCAGGAGCAGGCCAAGACGATCGAAATGCTCACCCGGGAGAACATAATGCTgcggcaacagcagcaattCCAGAACCAAGCACGGCTGAGACCTAGGGCCTCTACCTCATCCTGGGGGTTGGGCAATGGCTACTTTACACAGGAGCCGGTTCCAGAGGAATCCGACTACGCCATTGATGAGCACGATGAAGCTAATGATGGCTCTGAGATGGCAGCCAGAAGGAGCCTTGCACGACGGATGAGCGAGTACGGACCGGGGACTCTTCGGACTCCCTACCTGATTGAAAACAGGAAGCTGGAGAATGTCAAGAAGGGCATCTGGCAGAGCTCACTTGGGTTCGGTGGTCTGGGAGAACCTCCTCAAAGCAGACGTCACTCTTTTGCCGATGTGCCGACCCGTCAGGCTTCCATTAGCTCGATCAGTGAAGCGGCGCTTGAGCAGGCATCTCAGGACCTTTCTCATTCGCAAGAGTTTCCGTCTGCGTATAATGACAATGCCAACTTCAATACTGGCAATCAAG TCCCATCTTACTTCTTGTCTGGAAACGCCGCAAGTCCTGCACAGCAAGGTCTCGGACAGGCGGGACCGTATCACAACCAGTATGCATCTCCGTACGGCGGAATGCCTGGTGCGTACGCCAACAGGCCCATCTCACCGCATCGGGGCATGTACGGCGTGACGCAACCCCGGCATACCCAGTCACTCTACATCGTCCTGTTCAAGTGCTCCAGAGCCGATGTTTTCTACATTCAGGAAGGCACCGGTCTCAGCGTCAAGCCTGGTGACCTGGTAATTGTCGAGGCTGATCGTGGTACGGATCTGGGCACCGTCGCCAAAGACAATGTAGACTGGCAGACGGCCAAGGAATACAAGGAGCATTATGCTGAGGAGCAATACCGATGGCTCATGATGTACTCACAAAACGCCACCTCACAGGACGGGGCTGGTGCTGGTCTCATGGCCGCTTCCAACGGCCTCCAGGGCAGCGCTGTGGGCGGCATGGGCCCCCCGAGCCAGAATCATATGCAGGAGCCTAACTCGGGTGAGTTGAAACCAAAGCTTATCAGGCGGCTCGCGCAACCCTATGAGATTCAGGGACTGCGTGAGAAGGAGGGAcaggaggccaaggccaagcgTGTTTGCCAGCAGAAAGTAAAAGAGCACGGCCTTAACATGGAGATTCTGGATGCAGAGTTTCAA GGACTGGAAGAAGCTCACATTCTACTACTTTGCCGACTCATACATCAACTTCAACTCTCTCGTCACAGACCTTTTCAAAATCTACAAAACTCGCATCTGGATGTCGGCCATCAATCCGGCATCTTTCGCGAGCCCGTCCCTTGGTCTTCCGGCTCCGAGCGGTATTGGTCCTGGAGCGGTCGTGAACCGGGGCCTGGCGACTGCAGGAAGACGTCAGGACAACCAACAAGAAGGCCAGAACGCCTTCTCGGCGCCCGGTCAAGCCGATCGAGCTGTACGCCCGGCATTTACCATGCCGTTCGCCGAACGTGCAGTGGCTCCCAACCAGAACTACCCCGCAACAAACTTTCCATACAACCCCTATTCCGCCTTTGCGAACCCGGCTGCTCGTGCTGGAGCCATGCCGTACGCGCCCGGCTTGGTTCAGGGTGTGGATGCCTATGCGAACGCTTTTCCTCAAGGAAGCGACTTTGCTGGTCGCGGACgatttccaccaccccaatcCACCACACCAGGAGCCCAGGATCAAGCAGTGCCGGCTCTGGGACCCCAGGCAGATTGGGTTGGCTCTTTCCAGGGACTCTCTCTCAACTCTCGCTAGGACGGTTTCGACGTTTGTGCTTTACAACAGCTACGCCTTTGTACTTGTATTTACTTGCGCTGCGTTTCGATTTCCCAGCGCGTTAA